The sequence below is a genomic window from Syntrophobacterales bacterium.
ACGGCCCGTGAAAAGGGATTATTATCGGGCAGATCAAGCCCTATGTTTTGGATTTGGGTATTTTGGATTTGGATATAAGGCGGTGATATACGTCCCTTCCATGATCATCCCGCCATTTTTAAAGGTTTATTGACGTTCGTGCCTTTAGCTCACGTCCTTAAGTACTACAGTTTTTTGAGTTCTTGAGGAGTTATGCTGCCGGCAGCATAACTACACTAAATCTTGCCGCCTGGCGTTTTCTATTTCCTGCCGGACCGCATCGTTCTCGTTCACTGACATAAGATTAATATCGGGGTGTTGATGCGCAAAGACCCTGAATACCTCGTCCGCAAAAGCCCGCCCTATCGTCTCTACTTCCTTAAAATCCAATATTACGGCTTCAAAGCGATCTACCCTGGCTAAAAGCCTCTTGGCCTGCGATCTGGAAATAAGTTTTTCGTCTCCATATTGAACCAGTCGGACAGGAACCACTGTCTTCGTAAAACCAAAATTGTCTTCCGACGTAAATCTGTCGAATATTTCGGTCGTTTTTCGAGACGTATTATCGTTTAGCTTCATCCCTATCAAAGTGCCTGCACGAGGTTTCTGATTGTGAAGTATCCAGTCTTCGTCACCCGCATAAGCATGCACCAAAGACACCTCGCCCGACAAAATGGCAAAAGTGTCGAACATTCTGGACGTAAAGAAAATTCCTTCGCCGGTATGCCTTTCCGGATCAGTAGTTAATTTTCCTTTTGTCAATTCCAGGACCGCGTGGCGCTCATCAATAAGGTTCATCTTTTTGGTGATTTTATTAAATATTCCCACTCCGGAATCTTTGATAATCATCTCTGTCGAATGAACTGTCTTTATTATCCGGATATCTGCGGTTTCGCTTTCAGAGTGGTCGACTACGTTATTAAACATCTCGGTAAAGCCATAGTGCCAGATATCCATGACATTTTCCGGTAAATGTCCCAGCCTGCTTTTAATATGATTTCTCCACACAAAATCTTCGTCTGGATTTTCGATAACAGATATGGCGGTATGCCACTCCTCTTTTGGACGCAACTCGTAATATCCGCTCCGTACCCTGATCAGCGCCCCCTGACTCACCAGGAGTCTTACGTGCTGGTGAACGGCCTGCCTGCTAACGCTGAATTTATCCATAGTAAGCGGGACTATTGTTTTTGGATTATTTTCAATGTTATCCAGAATAAATTCCCTTATTTGCTGTCCCCTTCTTCTT
It includes:
- a CDS encoding DUF4325 domain-containing protein, giving the protein MAGKRRRGQQIREFILDNIENNPKTIVPLTMDKFSVSRQAVHQHVRLLVSQGALIRVRSGYYELRPKEEWHTAISVIENPDEDFVWRNHIKSRLGHLPENVMDIWHYGFTEMFNNVVDHSESETADIRIIKTVHSTEMIIKDSGVGIFNKITKKMNLIDERHAVLELTKGKLTTDPERHTGEGIFFTSRMFDTFAILSGEVSLVHAYAGDEDWILHNQKPRAGTLIGMKLNDNTSRKTTEIFDRFTSEDNFGFTKTVVPVRLVQYGDEKLISRSQAKRLLARVDRFEAVILDFKEVETIGRAFADEVFRVFAHQHPDINLMSVNENDAVRQEIENARRQDLV